One segment of Cetobacterium sp. NK01 DNA contains the following:
- a CDS encoding hotdog domain-containing protein → MTKSMIRLRMSSADAHYGGNLVDGARILQLFGDVATELLIKHDGDEGLFKAYSEVEFMAPVYAGDYLEVIGEITKVGNTSRAMSFEARKVIIPRPDICDSAADFLEEPIVVCKAVGTCVVPKAVQRKG, encoded by the coding sequence ATGACAAAATCAATGATAAGATTAAGAATGAGTTCAGCAGATGCTCATTATGGTGGAAATTTAGTAGACGGAGCAAGAATTTTACAGTTATTTGGAGACGTAGCAACAGAGCTACTTATAAAGCATGATGGGGATGAAGGTTTATTCAAGGCTTATAGTGAGGTAGAGTTTATGGCTCCTGTTTATGCTGGAGATTATTTAGAGGTTATAGGAGAGATTACAAAAGTTGGAAACACTTCAAGAGCTATGAGCTTTGAAGCAAGAAAAGTAATAATACCAAGACCAGATATTTGTGATTCAGCAGCAGATTTTTTAGAAGAACCTATTGTAGTGTGTAAAGCAGTTGGTACTTGTGTAGTTCCAAAGGCTGTTCAAAGAAAGGGGTAG
- a CDS encoding 3-keto-5-aminohexanoate cleavage protein → MEKLIITAAICGAEVTKEHNPAVPYTVEEIANEAYSAYKAGASVIHLHVREDDGTPTQRKERYDECIKAIKERCPDVIVQPSTGGSVGMTSAERLEPVDLKPEMATLDCGTLNFGGDEIFVNTENMIKEFGKKMIDLGVKPEVEVFDKSMIDMAIRLCKKGFIKEPIHFSFVMGVNGGISGDLRDFIFLKESIPCGSTYSVAGIGRFEFTLAAASIISGGHVRVGFEDNIYIEKGVLAKNNGELVEKVVRLAKEFGREIANPTEARKILGLN, encoded by the coding sequence ATGGAAAAGTTAATAATAACAGCAGCAATTTGTGGTGCTGAAGTGACAAAAGAACACAATCCAGCTGTACCATATACAGTAGAAGAGATAGCAAATGAAGCGTATAGCGCATACAAAGCGGGGGCGAGTGTTATCCATCTTCACGTTAGAGAGGACGATGGAACTCCAACTCAAAGAAAAGAAAGATATGATGAGTGTATAAAAGCTATAAAGGAAAGATGTCCAGATGTTATAGTTCAACCATCTACTGGTGGGTCAGTGGGGATGACATCAGCTGAGAGATTAGAGCCAGTTGATTTAAAGCCAGAGATGGCAACATTAGATTGTGGAACATTGAACTTTGGTGGCGACGAGATTTTTGTAAACACTGAAAATATGATAAAAGAGTTTGGAAAAAAGATGATAGATTTGGGTGTTAAGCCAGAGGTTGAAGTTTTTGATAAATCGATGATAGACATGGCAATTAGATTATGCAAAAAAGGGTTTATTAAGGAGCCGATTCACTTTAGTTTTGTAATGGGAGTAAATGGTGGAATTTCTGGAGATTTAAGAGATTTCATATTTTTAAAAGAGAGCATACCTTGTGGTTCTACATATTCAGTTGCTGGGATTGGAAGATTTGAATTCACTCTTGCGGCGGCTTCTATAATATCAGGAGGTCACGTAAGAGTTGGATTTGAAGACAATATATATATTGAAAAAGGTGTATTAGCAAAAAATAATGGTGAGTTAGTTGAAAAAGTTGTAAGACTTGCAAAGGAGTTTGGAAGAGAGATAGCAAATCCAACTGAGGCAAGAAAAATATTAGGTTTAAATTAA
- a CDS encoding L-erythro-3,5-diaminohexanoate dehydrogenase — protein sequence MKKGCKFGTHRVIEPVGSLPQGALKISNDMEIMSNEVLIDVQTLNIDSASFTQIKEACNKDEKKMAEMIEKIVAERGKMQNPVTGSGGMLIGTIEKIGPDFPDKNLKVGDKIATLVSLSLTPLKIEEIKKINISNDQVDVKAKAILFESGIYAVLPNDVPEKLALAALDVAGAPAQVEKLVKEGDTVCIIGGGGKSGILCCYQAMKNVGKTGKVIVFEYSEANAQRIRDLGLAHVVLVGDATKPVEIYNKINEITNGELCDVVINNVNVPGTEMSSILITKDDGVVYFFSMATSFTKAALGAEGVGKDVTMIVGNGYTKGHANLTLEIIRESKAIRELFEKLYV from the coding sequence ATGAAAAAGGGATGCAAATTTGGAACACATAGAGTAATAGAGCCTGTTGGATCATTACCACAAGGAGCATTAAAAATATCTAATGATATGGAGATTATGTCAAATGAGGTATTAATAGATGTACAAACTCTAAATATCGATTCAGCAAGTTTTACACAAATTAAAGAAGCATGTAATAAAGATGAGAAAAAAATGGCAGAGATGATTGAAAAAATAGTTGCAGAGAGAGGGAAAATGCAAAACCCTGTAACAGGTTCAGGAGGGATGTTAATTGGAACTATTGAAAAAATAGGACCAGATTTCCCTGATAAAAACTTAAAAGTAGGAGATAAAATAGCAACTTTAGTTTCTCTTTCATTAACGCCTTTAAAGATAGAGGAGATTAAAAAAATAAATATATCAAATGACCAAGTAGATGTAAAAGCTAAAGCGATTTTATTTGAAAGTGGGATATATGCAGTTTTACCAAATGACGTTCCTGAGAAGTTAGCACTTGCAGCGTTAGACGTAGCTGGAGCACCTGCTCAAGTTGAGAAGCTAGTTAAAGAGGGAGACACAGTTTGTATCATTGGTGGAGGAGGAAAATCTGGAATCCTTTGCTGTTATCAAGCTATGAAAAATGTAGGAAAAACTGGAAAAGTTATTGTGTTTGAATATTCAGAAGCAAATGCACAAAGAATAAGAGATTTAGGACTTGCTCATGTTGTATTAGTAGGAGACGCAACAAAGCCAGTAGAGATCTATAATAAAATAAATGAAATCACAAATGGGGAGTTATGTGATGTTGTAATAAATAACGTAAATGTTCCTGGAACAGAGATGTCATCTATATTAATAACAAAAGATGATGGAGTAGTTTACTTCTTCTCTATGGCTACATCATTTACAAAAGCTGCTTTAGGAGCAGAGGGTGTAGGAAAAGACGTAACTATGATAGTTGGAAATGGATATACAAAAGGGCATGCTAATTTAACTTTAGAGATCATAAGAGAATCTAAAGCAATTAGAGAGTTATTTGAAAAATTATACGTTTAA
- the ablA gene encoding lysine 2,3-aminomutase produces the protein MMNLRERFNVTDEQWNDWKWQVRNRIETLDQLESLMTLTDKEKEGIKKSLETIRMGITPYYLSIMDPNDPKCPVRMQAVPSINELHKSAADQLDPLHEDGDSPVPGLTHRYPDRVLLLVTDMCSMYCRHCTRRRFAGQTDHALPMERIEKAIEYIRNTPQVRDVLLSGGDPLLLSDDNLEHIISKLREIPHVEIVRIGSRTPVVMPQRITPELCNMLKKYHPIWLNTHFNHSKEITPEAIKACNMLADAGVPLGNQSVLLKGVNDCVHIMKDLVHNLVKMRVRPYYIYQCDLSMGIEHFRTPVSKGIEIIEGLRGHTSGYAVPTFVVDAPGGGGKTPVMPNYIISQSPDKVVLRNFEGVITTYTQPTNYENTCECDVCKGETKRKQVGVAGLMSGCEETLEPRQLDRKQRNAH, from the coding sequence ATGATGAATTTGAGAGAGAGATTTAACGTAACAGACGAGCAGTGGAATGATTGGAAATGGCAAGTTAGAAATAGAATAGAAACTTTAGATCAATTAGAAAGCTTAATGACATTAACAGATAAAGAGAAAGAGGGAATTAAAAAATCATTAGAAACTATTAGAATGGGAATTACTCCATACTATTTAAGTATAATGGATCCTAACGATCCTAAGTGTCCTGTGAGAATGCAAGCAGTACCATCTATAAATGAGTTACATAAGTCAGCAGCAGATCAATTAGATCCACTTCATGAAGATGGAGATTCACCTGTTCCAGGACTTACTCACAGATATCCAGATAGAGTATTACTTCTAGTGACAGATATGTGTTCAATGTACTGTAGACACTGCACAAGAAGAAGATTTGCAGGACAAACAGATCACGCTTTACCAATGGAGAGAATTGAAAAAGCTATTGAGTATATAAGAAATACACCTCAAGTTAGAGACGTATTACTTTCAGGAGGAGATCCGTTACTTTTATCTGATGATAACTTAGAGCATATTATCAGCAAATTAAGAGAGATTCCACATGTTGAAATTGTAAGAATTGGATCTAGAACTCCAGTTGTTATGCCACAAAGAATCACTCCAGAGCTATGTAATATGTTAAAAAAATATCACCCGATCTGGTTAAATACTCACTTTAATCACTCTAAGGAGATCACTCCAGAAGCTATCAAAGCTTGTAACATGTTAGCAGATGCAGGAGTTCCTTTAGGAAATCAATCGGTTTTATTAAAAGGAGTAAACGACTGTGTACATATAATGAAAGATTTAGTTCATAACTTAGTTAAAATGAGAGTTAGACCATACTACATCTATCAATGTGACTTATCAATGGGAATTGAGCACTTTAGAACACCTGTATCTAAAGGAATTGAAATAATCGAAGGATTAAGAGGTCATACATCAGGATATGCAGTACCTACATTTGTTGTAGATGCTCCAGGTGGAGGAGGAAAAACTCCAGTTATGCCAAACTACATAATATCTCAATCTCCAGATAAAGTTGTACTTAGAAACTTTGAGGGAGTAATCACAACATATACTCAACCTACAAACTATGAGAATACTTGTGAATGTGATGTTTGTAAAGGGGAAACAAAGAGAAAACAAGTTGGAGTAGCAGGACTTATGAGTGGATGTGAAGAGACTTTAGAGCCAAGACAACTTGATAGAAAACAAAGAAACGCTCATTAA
- a CDS encoding MutS-related protein, which translates to MNFEKIGFDYIIDTLDIVSKLGRKSLKKVEFSKDPVELEKEYENLHSVISLLEKNPKIYTTIKRKLSVLKDIESIVNRLSNGYILDDIELFEIKIFSMISQEIYEILREEYKFLAPQNLEKVIDILDPDKLRIASFHIYSSYSIELSEVRKAIKETKDETLYETEMQLEDDVRKVISRKLSNYNQVLKSSIKRLGYLDIVLAKAHQAKKLNLVRPVFGEKTELKGIFNPKVLKILEEKEKSYQKVDITLHNGVTVITGANMSGKTLTLKTLGLVQNMAQMGFYIPAIKGMIQLVDEICLSIGDTQSLEEGLSSFAGEMLEIDRIVKKIKKGVRPLVLIDELARTTNPQEGRALLKSVITILNNYFIESVITTHYDQVGEEVVKLRVAGIRKDELEEGVSYKNIEDYIDYSLIEVDDDSVPEEALTIGKLLKIDEDIINNAYKYL; encoded by the coding sequence ATGAATTTTGAGAAGATAGGCTTTGATTATATAATTGATACCTTAGATATAGTTAGTAAGTTAGGACGAAAGAGTTTAAAAAAAGTGGAGTTTTCAAAAGATCCAGTTGAATTGGAAAAAGAGTATGAAAATCTACACTCTGTAATCTCTCTTTTAGAAAAAAATCCTAAAATATATACTACAATAAAAAGAAAATTATCAGTACTAAAAGATATAGAGAGCATTGTAAATAGATTATCTAATGGATATATATTAGATGATATTGAACTTTTTGAGATTAAAATTTTTTCCATGATCTCCCAAGAGATATATGAAATTTTGAGAGAGGAGTATAAATTTTTAGCCCCTCAAAATTTGGAAAAAGTAATTGATATATTGGATCCAGATAAACTTAGAATAGCAAGTTTTCATATATATAGTTCCTACTCCATAGAACTGTCTGAGGTTAGAAAAGCCATAAAAGAAACTAAAGATGAAACATTGTATGAAACTGAGATGCAGTTGGAAGATGATGTAAGAAAGGTTATTAGTAGGAAATTATCAAACTATAATCAAGTTTTAAAAAGTTCTATAAAAAGATTGGGTTATTTAGACATAGTTTTAGCTAAAGCTCATCAAGCTAAAAAGCTTAATTTAGTAAGACCTGTTTTTGGAGAAAAAACTGAGCTTAAAGGTATTTTTAATCCAAAGGTTTTAAAAATTTTAGAAGAGAAAGAGAAAAGTTATCAAAAGGTAGACATTACATTACATAATGGTGTTACTGTTATAACAGGAGCTAACATGTCTGGGAAAACCTTAACATTAAAAACTTTAGGGTTGGTACAAAATATGGCTCAAATGGGGTTTTATATTCCAGCTATAAAAGGGATGATACAACTTGTTGATGAAATCTGCTTATCTATAGGAGATACCCAATCTTTAGAAGAGGGGTTATCATCTTTTGCAGGAGAGATGCTAGAGATAGATAGAATAGTTAAAAAGATTAAAAAAGGGGTTAGACCTCTGGTTTTAATAGATGAATTAGCTAGAACAACTAATCCACAAGAGGGAAGAGCACTTTTAAAAAGTGTAATAACTATTCTTAATAATTATTTTATAGAGTCTGTAATAACAACTCATTATGATCAAGTTGGAGAAGAAGTAGTAAAACTTAGAGTGGCTGGAATTAGAAAAGATGAGTTAGAAGAGGGTGTAAGTTATAAAAATATAGAGGATTATATAGATTACTCTCTAATTGAAGTAGATGATGATAGTGTTCCAGAGGAAGCATTAACAATAGGGAAACTATTAAAAATAGATGAGGATATTATAAATAACGCATATAAGTATTTATAA
- a CDS encoding lysine 5,6-aminomutase subunit alpha, giving the protein MFKSKLGLDFNKVDKARGLAKDIAVDVQKFVDSYTTVAVERTICRLLEIDGVDCDEVPLPNIVVDHLKDKGVLSEGVMYFVGNAMLETGLSPQEIAEKVSSGELDLTKIKQHSKDEVQKAVEPVVNKVVDRIKSNREQREKYLTTIGEGPKPYLYVIVATGNIYEDVIQAQAAARQGADIIAVIRTTGQSLLDYVPYGATTEGFGGTFATQENFRIMRKALDEVGEEVGRYIRLCNYCSGLCMPEIAAMGALERLDVMLNDALYGILFRDINMQRTLVDQFFSRVINGFAGVIINTGEDNYLTTADAVENAHTVLASDLINEQLAFMAGLPEEQMGLGHAFEMDPELENGFLLELAQAQMTREIFPKAPLKYMPPTKFMTGNIFKGHIQDALFNQVAIMTGQGLQLLGMMTEAIHTPFMSDRYLSIENARYIFNNMRDFGSEIEFKADGIIQKRAQLVLDESVELLEKMVEDGLFNSLEKGTFADIKRSRTGGKGLAGVVEKGSSYMNLFIPKMLGGVK; this is encoded by the coding sequence ATGTTTAAAAGTAAGTTAGGGTTAGATTTTAATAAAGTTGATAAAGCTAGAGGATTAGCTAAAGATATAGCGGTGGATGTACAAAAGTTCGTGGATTCATATACAACTGTTGCAGTTGAAAGAACAATTTGTAGATTACTAGAGATAGATGGAGTAGATTGCGATGAGGTACCATTACCAAATATTGTAGTAGACCACTTAAAGGATAAGGGTGTTTTATCTGAAGGAGTAATGTACTTTGTAGGAAATGCTATGCTAGAAACAGGGTTATCTCCTCAAGAGATAGCTGAAAAAGTAAGTTCAGGAGAGTTAGATTTAACTAAGATTAAACAGCATAGCAAAGATGAGGTTCAAAAAGCTGTAGAACCAGTTGTAAATAAAGTTGTAGATAGAATTAAGTCAAATAGAGAGCAAAGAGAGAAGTATTTAACAACTATTGGAGAGGGACCAAAACCTTACTTATATGTAATAGTAGCAACAGGAAACATATATGAAGATGTTATTCAAGCTCAAGCAGCAGCAAGACAAGGAGCAGATATAATAGCTGTTATTAGAACAACAGGACAAAGTTTATTAGACTATGTTCCTTACGGAGCTACAACAGAGGGATTTGGAGGAACTTTTGCAACTCAAGAAAACTTTAGAATTATGAGAAAAGCTTTAGATGAAGTTGGAGAAGAGGTTGGAAGATACATAAGACTTTGTAACTACTGTTCAGGACTTTGTATGCCAGAGATTGCAGCTATGGGAGCTTTAGAAAGACTTGATGTAATGTTAAATGACGCATTATATGGAATACTATTTAGAGATATAAATATGCAAAGAACATTAGTTGACCAGTTCTTCTCAAGAGTAATAAATGGATTTGCAGGAGTTATAATAAATACAGGAGAGGATAACTACTTAACAACAGCTGATGCAGTGGAAAATGCACATACAGTTTTAGCATCAGATCTAATAAATGAGCAGTTAGCATTTATGGCAGGTCTTCCTGAAGAGCAGATGGGATTAGGACATGCATTTGAAATGGATCCAGAATTAGAAAATGGATTCTTACTAGAGTTAGCACAAGCACAGATGACTAGAGAGATTTTCCCTAAGGCACCATTAAAATATATGCCACCTACAAAGTTTATGACAGGAAATATATTTAAAGGACACATTCAAGACGCACTATTTAACCAAGTTGCAATAATGACAGGACAAGGACTTCAACTGCTAGGAATGATGACAGAGGCTATCCATACACCATTTATGTCAGATAGATACTTATCAATAGAAAATGCAAGATACATATTTAATAATATGAGAGATTTTGGATCTGAAATAGAGTTTAAAGCAGATGGAATAATTCAAAAAAGAGCTCAGCTTGTTTTAGATGAATCAGTAGAACTACTTGAGAAAATGGTTGAAGATGGACTATTTAATTCACTAGAAAAGGGAACTTTTGCAGATATAAAAAGAAGTAGAACAGGTGGAAAAGGATTAGCTGGAGTTGTGGAAAAAGGATCTAGCTATATGAATCTGTTTATTCCAAAAATGTTAGGAGGGGTTAAGTAA
- a CDS encoding OAM dimerization domain-containing protein, whose product MSGGLYSMEERTFDTTLDLKAVKPYGDTMNDGKTQLSFTLPVPAGAEGVEAAKQLMKKMGFENPQVSYFKELTDGFTFFNCYGNCTHTVDYESIYVPKVESTTWSMEETDKFVKENIGRKIVVLGASTGTDAHTVGIDAVMNMKGYAGHYGLERYEMIEALNMGSQVLNEDFIAKAIEIGADVLLVSQTVTQKDVHIKNLIELIEMLEAEGLRDKMLVICGGARITHELAKELGYDAGFGTGTYADDVASYAVQELAKRLNK is encoded by the coding sequence ATGAGTGGTGGATTATATTCAATGGAAGAAAGAACATTTGATACAACGCTAGATTTAAAAGCAGTTAAACCATATGGAGATACAATGAATGATGGGAAAACTCAACTTTCATTTACTTTACCAGTTCCAGCAGGAGCAGAGGGAGTAGAAGCAGCTAAACAGCTTATGAAGAAAATGGGATTTGAAAATCCACAAGTTTCATACTTTAAAGAGTTAACAGATGGATTTACATTCTTTAACTGTTATGGAAATTGTACTCATACAGTTGACTATGAGTCTATCTACGTTCCAAAAGTTGAATCAACAACTTGGTCAATGGAAGAAACTGATAAGTTTGTAAAAGAAAATATTGGAAGAAAAATAGTGGTGTTAGGTGCAAGTACAGGAACAGATGCTCATACAGTTGGAATAGATGCTGTAATGAACATGAAAGGTTATGCAGGACACTACGGATTAGAAAGATATGAGATGATAGAGGCTTTAAATATGGGAAGTCAGGTTTTAAATGAGGACTTTATAGCTAAAGCTATTGAAATAGGTGCTGATGTACTTTTAGTTTCTCAAACAGTTACTCAAAAGGATGTTCATATTAAAAACTTAATTGAACTTATTGAGATGTTAGAGGCAGAGGGATTAAGAGATAAGATGTTAGTAATTTGTGGAGGAGCTAGAATCACACATGAACTGGCTAAAGAGTTGGGATATGATGCTGGATTTGGAACTGGAACATATGCAGACGATGTAGCTTCATATGCTGTTCAAGAGTTAGCAAAAAGATTGAATAAATAA
- a CDS encoding amino acid ABC transporter ATP-binding protein — protein sequence MAIKVKNLNKSFGENSVFNNLNLEIEKGEVVSIIGPSGKGKSTFLRCLIGLEEFTSGEIICNRKKMGMVFQNFNLFPNKTVLENITEPLILVDKIEKAIAIEKAKKLLERVGLSDKKNTYPKYLSGGQKQRVAIARALAKDPEVLLFDEPTSALDPFMTEEVLKVIEELKDNRDITMVIVSHEMDFVNKISTRIIEF from the coding sequence ATGGCTATAAAAGTTAAAAATTTAAACAAATCTTTTGGAGAAAACAGTGTTTTTAACAATTTAAATTTAGAGATTGAAAAAGGAGAGGTTGTATCTATTATTGGTCCTTCTGGAAAGGGGAAATCAACATTTTTAAGATGCTTAATCGGTCTTGAAGAGTTCACTTCTGGAGAGATTATATGTAACAGAAAAAAAATGGGGATGGTTTTTCAAAACTTCAATCTTTTTCCAAATAAAACAGTATTAGAAAATATAACTGAACCACTTATATTAGTGGATAAAATTGAAAAAGCTATAGCTATTGAAAAAGCTAAAAAACTTTTAGAAAGAGTTGGGTTATCTGATAAAAAAAATACCTATCCTAAATATCTTTCAGGTGGTCAAAAGCAAAGAGTTGCTATCGCTCGTGCTTTGGCAAAAGATCCTGAAGTTTTACTCTTTGATGAACCCACTTCAGCTTTAGATCCTTTTATGACTGAAGAGGTTTTAAAAGTTATAGAAGAGCTAAAGGATAATAGAGATATAACTATGGTTATAGTAAGTCATGAGATGGATTTTGTTAATAAAATATCAACTAGAATAATTGAGTTTTAA
- a CDS encoding amino acid ABC transporter permease: MENNLFYILQGLTLTLKLYFFTLILSLPLGILLSLGRVSKIKTINLAIQIYTWIFRGTPLLLQLFFVYYGLPVFGIVLEPFHAALITFTINYAAYISEIFRGSILGVDIGQFEAAKVLGYSYWQTMFKIILPQSLITALPALSNEAIALIKDTSLVSAIGMAEILRNSKEIVTREFTITPFIICAAIYLGLSTIIILVLKNIEKRVNI; this comes from the coding sequence ATGGAAAACAACTTATTTTACATACTACAAGGATTAACTTTAACTTTAAAACTTTACTTTTTTACTTTAATTTTATCTCTACCTTTAGGAATTTTACTTTCTCTTGGAAGAGTTTCAAAAATAAAAACAATAAATTTAGCTATTCAAATATATACTTGGATTTTTAGAGGGACACCTCTTCTATTACAACTTTTCTTTGTTTATTACGGTCTACCTGTATTTGGAATTGTTTTAGAACCTTTTCACGCAGCACTTATAACTTTTACCATTAATTATGCTGCTTATATCTCTGAAATTTTTAGAGGAAGTATTTTAGGAGTAGACATTGGACAATTTGAAGCTGCTAAAGTTTTAGGTTATAGTTATTGGCAAACTATGTTTAAAATAATTCTTCCTCAAAGTTTAATTACAGCTCTTCCTGCTCTTTCTAATGAAGCTATAGCTCTAATTAAAGATACCTCTTTAGTTTCTGCCATTGGTATGGCTGAAATTTTAAGAAACTCCAAAGAGATTGTTACAAGAGAGTTCACTATAACTCCTTTTATTATATGTGCCGCTATTTATTTAGGGCTATCAACTATTATTATTTTAGTTTTAAAAAATATTGAAAAAAGGGTGAATATATAA
- a CDS encoding amino acid ABC transporter substrate-binding protein: MKKIFNFLLLTFIIFSTSFAKDNSLKDIQNKKEIIIGLDDTFAPMGFRDEQGKIIGFDIDLANEVAERMGVKATFKPCEWDGIIFDLRSKKIDLIWNGLTITPQREKQILFSTPYFDDDQIVIVKDPSIKSFEDLKGKNIGVQLGSASYFAFENSSLAKKTDKVNKYSTNVEALLDLEAGRTDAVVIDAVIGKYYTSKKGGFIILNEVLDKQQMGVGIRKQDLALKNEIDKTLANMKADGSFNKIYQKWFGNN, from the coding sequence ATGAAAAAAATATTTAATTTTTTACTTTTAACTTTTATTATATTCTCAACATCTTTTGCCAAAGATAACTCTTTAAAAGATATTCAAAATAAAAAAGAGATTATTATTGGTCTTGATGATACTTTTGCACCTATGGGATTTAGAGATGAGCAGGGGAAAATAATTGGATTTGATATTGATTTAGCCAATGAAGTTGCTGAAAGAATGGGTGTTAAAGCTACTTTTAAGCCTTGTGAGTGGGATGGTATTATCTTTGATTTAAGAAGTAAAAAAATAGATTTAATTTGGAATGGTCTTACAATAACTCCTCAAAGAGAGAAACAGATTCTATTCTCTACTCCATATTTTGACGATGATCAAATTGTCATTGTTAAAGATCCAAGCATTAAATCTTTTGAAGATCTAAAGGGAAAAAATATTGGTGTTCAACTTGGAAGCGCTTCATATTTTGCTTTTGAAAACTCATCTTTAGCTAAAAAAACAGATAAAGTTAATAAATACTCTACAAATGTTGAAGCTCTTTTAGATTTAGAGGCTGGAAGAACTGATGCTGTTGTTATAGATGCAGTTATTGGTAAATACTACACTTCTAAAAAAGGTGGATTTATTATCTTAAATGAAGTTTTAGATAAACAACAGATGGGTGTTGGTATAAGAAAGCAGGATTTAGCACTAAAAAATGAAATTGATAAGACTTTAGCCAATATGAAAGCTGATGGTTCATTTAATAAAATATACCAAAAATGGTTTGGTAACAACTAA
- a CDS encoding glycine zipper domain-containing protein, producing the protein MLKRFIFLSVLVSALVGCANNGMYNTPRVRDGALGGAAVGAIAGQLIGRNTAGTLIGAGIGALAGAAIGHERDERAFRNYYRNRY; encoded by the coding sequence ATGCTTAAAAGATTTATCTTTTTATCTGTTTTAGTCTCTGCTTTAGTTGGTTGTGCTAACAATGGAATGTACAACACTCCAAGAGTTAGAGATGGAGCCTTAGGAGGAGCAGCAGTTGGAGCTATCGCTGGTCAACTTATTGGTAGAAATACCGCTGGTACTCTAATCGGAGCTGGAATTGGTGCTCTTGCAGGAGCAGCTATCGGTCACGAAAGAGATGAACGAGCTTTTAGAAACTATTATAGAAATAGATATTAA